In Hippoglossus stenolepis isolate QCI-W04-F060 chromosome 20, HSTE1.2, whole genome shotgun sequence, the following are encoded in one genomic region:
- the hlx1 gene encoding H2.0-like homeobox protein isoform X1, whose protein sequence is MYTAGLNPFYASNFSLWSAYCAGGFAVDTIKKPSFCIADILQAGDADNIPGSSALVVHMGHHHHHHRAQQGHSGGSPLRPSPVAPEPYGARMSPASPYHRHGLQLTSVSRTAFTSQHAPPPSSKDLKFGIDRILSTDFDPKGKEKLSLRDLTSIVSSNRQSGIHIPIQPPASQYFSSIDPGMSDASSMMSSLGSSSSSRHSGQHQFQDTFPGPYAVLTKDTMPQTYKRKRSWSRAVFSNLQRKGLEKRFEIQKYVTKPDRKQLAAMLGLTDAQVKVWFQNRRMKWRHSKEAQAQKDKEKDEKPEKGASEPGSREPKEPEESECESGEGRSECDSEEAPEEENSDGHLDASELHKTSVIMSGGAPACSTPAAATATDTAASSQVLI, encoded by the exons ATGTACACGGCCGGGCTCAACCCGTTTTACGCGTCAAACTTCAGCCTCTGGTCCGCGTACTGCGCGGGGGGCTTCGCTGTGGATACGATCAAGAAACCGTCGTTTTGCATCGCAGACATCTTGCAGGCTGGAGATGCGGACAACATCCCGGGATCGTCGGCCCTCGTGGTGCACATgggacaccaccaccaccaccaccgtgCGCAGCAGGGACACTCCGGCGGCTCTCCGCTGCGTCCCTCCCCGGTGGCGCCGGAGCCGTACGGTGCGCGGATGAGTCCGGCGTCTCCGTACCACAGACACGGACTACAGTTGACCTCAGTGTCCAGAACTGCATTTACCTCCCAACACGCTCCGCCGCCTTCCAGCAAAGACCTCAAATTCGGAATTGATCGGATATTGTCGACGGACTTTGAcccaaaaggaaaagaaaagttgtcGCTAAGAG ATCTCACGTCCATCGTTAGCTCGAACCGTCAGTCAGGGATCCACATCCCCATTCAGCCTCCGGCCAGCCAGTACTTCTCCTCCATAGACCCCGGGATGAGCGACGCGTCCTCCATGATGAGTTCActaggcagcagcagcagcagcagacactcaGGCCAGCATCAGTTTCAGGACACCTTCCCAG GTCCCTACGCCGTCCTCACGAAAGACACAATGCCACAGACGTACAAGAGGAAAAGGTCGTGGTCGAGGGCCGTGttttcaaacctgcagaggaaaggACTGGAGAAGAGGTTTGAGATTCAGAAGTACGTCACCAAGCCGGACAGAAAGCAGCTGGCTGCGATGCTCGGCCTCACGGACGCTCAG GTGAAGGTGTGGTTTCAGAACAGGCGGATGAAGTGGAGACACTCCAAAGAGGCCCAGGCGCAGAAGGACAAGGAGAAGGACGAGAAGCCGGAGAAGGGCGCGTCGGAGCCGGGCAGCAGGGAGCCCAAAGAGCCGGAGGAGTCCGAGTGTGAGAGCGGCGAGGGCCGGAGCGAGTGCGACTCGGAGGAGGCCCCGGAGGAGGAGAACTCCGACGGACACTTGGACGCTTCCGAGCTCCATAAAACCAGCGTGATCATGAGCGGTGGCGCGCCGGCCTGCAGCACACCGGCGGCGGCCACGGCCACAGACACAGCGGCCTCCTCTCAGGTGCTAATATGA
- the hlx1 gene encoding H2.0-like homeobox protein isoform X2, with the protein MYTAGLNPFYASNFSLWSAYCAGGFAVDTIKKPSFCIADILQAGDADNIPGSSALVVHMGHHHHHHRAQQGHSGGSPLRPSPVAPEPYGARMSPASPYHRHGLQLTSVSRTAFTSQHAPPPSSKDLKFGIDRILSTDFDPKGKEKLSLRGPYAVLTKDTMPQTYKRKRSWSRAVFSNLQRKGLEKRFEIQKYVTKPDRKQLAAMLGLTDAQVKVWFQNRRMKWRHSKEAQAQKDKEKDEKPEKGASEPGSREPKEPEESECESGEGRSECDSEEAPEEENSDGHLDASELHKTSVIMSGGAPACSTPAAATATDTAASSQVLI; encoded by the exons ATGTACACGGCCGGGCTCAACCCGTTTTACGCGTCAAACTTCAGCCTCTGGTCCGCGTACTGCGCGGGGGGCTTCGCTGTGGATACGATCAAGAAACCGTCGTTTTGCATCGCAGACATCTTGCAGGCTGGAGATGCGGACAACATCCCGGGATCGTCGGCCCTCGTGGTGCACATgggacaccaccaccaccaccaccgtgCGCAGCAGGGACACTCCGGCGGCTCTCCGCTGCGTCCCTCCCCGGTGGCGCCGGAGCCGTACGGTGCGCGGATGAGTCCGGCGTCTCCGTACCACAGACACGGACTACAGTTGACCTCAGTGTCCAGAACTGCATTTACCTCCCAACACGCTCCGCCGCCTTCCAGCAAAGACCTCAAATTCGGAATTGATCGGATATTGTCGACGGACTTTGAcccaaaaggaaaagaaaagttgtcGCTAAGAG GTCCCTACGCCGTCCTCACGAAAGACACAATGCCACAGACGTACAAGAGGAAAAGGTCGTGGTCGAGGGCCGTGttttcaaacctgcagaggaaaggACTGGAGAAGAGGTTTGAGATTCAGAAGTACGTCACCAAGCCGGACAGAAAGCAGCTGGCTGCGATGCTCGGCCTCACGGACGCTCAG GTGAAGGTGTGGTTTCAGAACAGGCGGATGAAGTGGAGACACTCCAAAGAGGCCCAGGCGCAGAAGGACAAGGAGAAGGACGAGAAGCCGGAGAAGGGCGCGTCGGAGCCGGGCAGCAGGGAGCCCAAAGAGCCGGAGGAGTCCGAGTGTGAGAGCGGCGAGGGCCGGAGCGAGTGCGACTCGGAGGAGGCCCCGGAGGAGGAGAACTCCGACGGACACTTGGACGCTTCCGAGCTCCATAAAACCAGCGTGATCATGAGCGGTGGCGCGCCGGCCTGCAGCACACCGGCGGCGGCCACGGCCACAGACACAGCGGCCTCCTCTCAGGTGCTAATATGA
- the slc35f6 gene encoding solute carrier family 35 member F6: MAWTKYQLFLAGLMLTTGSINTLSAKWADLFSAKGCHGDPDHRFRHPFVQAVGMFLGEFSCLAVFYLVLCHDRRRPEPKVNPGQSFNPLLFFPPAMCDMTATSIMYVALNMTSASSFQMLRGAVIIFTGLLSVAFLGRRLAPSQWLGISITILGLVIVGLSDFFSGHRDDEHKLSEVITGDLLIIMAQIIVAVQMVLEEKFVYKHDVHPLRAVGTEGFFGFFVLSLLLIPMYFIHVGDFSNNSRQVLEDALDAFCQIGHQPLIILALLGNTVSIAFFNFAGISVTKEISATTRMVLDSLRTLVIWVVSLALGWEHFQGLQVLGFLVLLLGTGLYNGLHRPLLARIPCCAGLLSVAEESSPGERERLVNDGTVEGGDES, translated from the exons ATGGCCTGGACTAAATACCAGCTGTTCCTTGCGGGACTGATGCTCACAACTGGATCGATCAACACATTATCTGCAAA ATGGGCTGATCTGTTCTCGGCGAAGGGTTGCCACGGTGACCCCGATCATCGATTCCGTCACCCGTTTGTACAG GCGGTGGGTATGTTCCTGGGTGAGTTCagctgtctggccgtcttctACCTCGTACTTTGCCATGACAGACGCAGACCAGAGCCCAAGGTAAACCCGGGGCAGAGCTTCaaccctctcctcttcttcccccccGCCATGTGCGACATGACGGCCACCTCCATCATGTATGTTG CACTCAACATGACGAGCGCCTCCAGCTTCCAGATGCTGCGCGGAGCCGTCATCATATTCACCGGTCTGCTCTCTGTGGCTTTCCTGGGGCGTCGCCTGGCGCCCAGTCAGTGGCTCGGCATCTCCATCACCATCCTGGGCCTGGTGATCGTGGGCCTCTCCGACTTCTTCAGCGGCCACAGAGACGACGAGCACAAACTCAGTGAGGTCATCACag GAGACCTTCTGATCATCATGGCTCAGATCATCGTCGCAGTGCAGATGGTCCTGGAGGAGAAGTTTGTCTACAAACACGACGTCCATCCCCTTCGTGCTGTCGGTACTGAAG GTTTCTTTGGTTTCTTCGTCCTGTCGCTGCTGCTCATCCCCATGTATTTCATCCATGTGGGCGACTTCAGCAACAACTCTCGGCAGGTGCTGGAGGACGCGCTGGACGCCTTCTGCCAGATCGGACACCAGCCCCTCATCATATTGGCTCTGCTGGGCAACACGGTCAGCATCGCCTTCTTCAACTTCGCCGGCATCAGCGTCACCAAAGAGATCAGCGCCACCACCCGCATGGTGCTGGACAGCCTGCGCACGCTGGTCATCTGGGTGGTGAGCCTGGCGCTGGGCTGGGAGCACTTCCAGGGCCTTCAGGTCCTGGGCTTCttggtcctgctgctgggcaCGGGGCTCTACAACGGACTGCACCGACCCCTGCTGGCCAGGATACCGTGCTGCGCTGGCCTTTTGAGCGTGGCTGAGGAGAGCAGCCCAGGAGAACGAGAGAGACTGGTGAACGACGGCACGGTGGAGGGTGGTGACGAGAGCTGA